From the Caballeronia sp. NK8 genome, one window contains:
- a CDS encoding NUDIX hydrolase — protein sequence MTGRSVSCGVVILNAQGDVLLCHATETTHWDVPKGAADPGESPREAALRELVEETGIVLAAERLKDLGRFVYRRDKDLHLFAVRVSEQEVQLEDCVCESYFPRYSDGTMIPEMDAYRWVSPAEVDAFASRSLARLFQTTLSLAELHEAL from the coding sequence ATGACCGGCCGCAGCGTATCGTGCGGCGTGGTCATCCTGAACGCGCAGGGCGACGTGTTGCTGTGCCACGCGACCGAAACCACGCACTGGGACGTGCCCAAGGGCGCCGCCGATCCCGGCGAGAGTCCGCGCGAGGCGGCGTTGCGCGAGCTCGTCGAGGAGACGGGCATCGTGTTGGCCGCCGAGCGGCTCAAGGATCTGGGGCGCTTTGTTTATCGTCGCGACAAGGATTTGCATCTTTTCGCGGTGCGCGTGAGCGAGCAGGAAGTGCAGCTCGAAGACTGCGTGTGTGAGTCGTACTTCCCGCGCTATAGCGATGGCACGATGATTCCTGAAATGGACGCCTATCGGTGGGTCAGTCCGGCGGAAGTCGATGCATTCGCGAGCCGCAGTCTCGCGCGGCTGTTTCAGACCACGTTGTCGCTCGCGGAGCTGCACGAGGCGCTTTAG
- a CDS encoding RT0821/Lpp0805 family surface protein: MPIRDRALAHACIRTIAAAALVAVSAAASAANLGFLNNTPISYMKQRDLQALNNAAQVALNTKKDGESLDWDNKGAGNTVPINGTVTPQNSFESDGLKCRKITIVAEAKGQTQTWTPVACKASDGKWKLKKQ; this comes from the coding sequence ATGCCGATTCGAGATCGAGCGCTCGCTCACGCCTGCATCCGGACGATCGCGGCTGCCGCGCTCGTCGCCGTGAGCGCGGCCGCTTCCGCCGCCAATCTCGGCTTTCTGAACAACACGCCGATCAGCTACATGAAGCAGCGTGATTTGCAGGCGCTCAACAACGCCGCGCAGGTCGCGCTCAATACGAAGAAGGACGGCGAATCGCTCGACTGGGACAACAAGGGCGCCGGCAACACGGTGCCGATCAACGGCACGGTGACGCCGCAAAACAGCTTCGAGTCGGACGGGCTGAAGTGCCGCAAGATCACGATCGTCGCGGAGGCGAAAGGGCAGACGCAGACCTGGACGCCGGTCGCCTGCAAGGCGAGCGACGGCAAGTGGAAGCTCAAGAAGCAGTGA
- a CDS encoding cytochrome-c peroxidase: MSSMRPSFVLRTLALTALIALSAAMSGCDSHAAGTNASTPAQAPAAPQAQSRAAVFAHVKQMTSLGEKLFFDPSLSGSGKLACASCHSPGHAFGPPNALSVQLGGNDMHQPGFRAVPSLRYLQSVPAFTRHFHDSDDEGDESVDAGPTGGLTWDGRVDHGSDQARIPLLSSFEMGSTRVKVAAAVKAAPYADDFRKAFGDHVFDSDERAFASVLDSLEAFEQTPAKFYPYTSKFDAFLAGRARLNDAEMHGLQLFNDENKGNCASCHISQRAKDGSPPQFSDFGLIALGVPRNRALPINQNPHFHDLGACGPERRDLKGQDEYCGIFRTPSLRNVATRKTFFHNGIYHKLEDVVRFYVERDTNPEKFYPVSKKGVVDKFDDLPKRYWANINTDPPFDRKKGDKPALDEAEIRDVVAFLDTLTDGYDPAKDKDAQKGTGINQMTSTAN, from the coding sequence ATGTCTTCGATGCGTCCGTCGTTCGTCCTGCGCACTCTCGCGCTCACTGCGCTCATCGCGCTGTCCGCAGCGATGAGCGGCTGCGACTCCCATGCGGCGGGCACGAACGCGAGCACGCCGGCGCAGGCGCCCGCCGCGCCGCAGGCCCAGTCGCGCGCCGCGGTGTTCGCGCATGTGAAGCAGATGACGTCGCTCGGCGAGAAGCTGTTCTTCGATCCGTCGCTGTCGGGCTCGGGCAAGCTCGCGTGCGCGTCGTGTCATAGCCCGGGCCACGCGTTCGGTCCGCCCAACGCGCTGTCCGTGCAACTCGGCGGCAACGACATGCATCAGCCGGGCTTTCGCGCGGTGCCTTCGCTCAGGTACCTGCAGTCGGTGCCGGCGTTCACGCGCCACTTCCATGATTCCGACGACGAAGGCGACGAAAGCGTCGATGCCGGCCCGACCGGCGGCCTGACGTGGGATGGCCGCGTCGATCACGGATCGGACCAGGCGCGCATTCCGCTGCTGTCGTCGTTCGAGATGGGCAGCACGCGCGTCAAGGTCGCGGCGGCGGTGAAGGCCGCGCCCTATGCCGACGACTTCCGCAAGGCGTTCGGCGACCATGTCTTCGACAGCGACGAGCGTGCGTTCGCGTCGGTGCTGGATTCGCTCGAAGCGTTCGAGCAGACGCCTGCCAAGTTCTATCCGTACACCAGCAAGTTCGACGCGTTCCTCGCGGGCCGCGCCAGACTCAACGACGCCGAGATGCATGGCCTTCAGCTCTTCAACGACGAGAACAAGGGCAATTGCGCGTCGTGCCACATCAGCCAGCGCGCGAAGGACGGCTCGCCGCCGCAGTTCAGCGACTTCGGCCTGATCGCGCTCGGCGTGCCGCGCAACCGCGCGTTGCCGATCAACCAGAACCCGCATTTCCATGATCTCGGCGCATGCGGTCCGGAGCGGCGCGACCTGAAGGGCCAGGACGAGTACTGCGGCATCTTCCGCACGCCTTCGCTGCGCAACGTCGCGACGCGCAAGACCTTCTTCCACAACGGCATCTATCACAAGCTGGAAGACGTGGTGCGCTTCTATGTCGAGCGCGACACCAATCCGGAGAAGTTCTATCCGGTCTCGAAGAAAGGCGTCGTCGACAAGTTCGACGATCTGCCGAAGCGCTACTGGGCGAACATCAATACCGATCCGCCGTTCGATCGCAAGAAGGGCGACAAGCCCGCGCTCGACGAGGCCGAGATCAGGGACGTCGTCGCGTTTCTCGATACGCTCACGGACGGCTACGATCCGGCGAAGGACAAGGACGCGCAAAAGGGCACCGGCATCAACCAGATGACGTCGACGGCAAACTGA
- a CDS encoding acid phosphatase yields MNKKLVCAVPLAATVAFGLYACGGDDHQDSDISSVKNVVVIYAENRSFDNLYGHFPGANGLQNVTAASAQQLDRDGSVLPTLPKIWTGLTATGVTPAITEAMTANLPNAPFAIDDPNGFNTQLNVTTRDLYHRFYENQMQIDGGKNDKFAAWGDSGGLVMGHYDTPPDKLPLYKIAQQYTLADNFFMGAFGGSFLNHQWLVCACTPVYPNADKSVAASSISAVNADGVSLKLAKAAGSALTGNTQGLFVNSGNLTPDFFAINTMQPPYQPSGNKPATGGDPNLADPSQATTLPPQTQQHIGDLLNSAGVSWAWYGGSWGAALADRSVINGAVNVVPDFQTHHQPFNYFADLAPGTANRAQHLLDGGTNGSEFIKAIDAGTLPQVSFYKPQGNLNEHAGYTDVAQGDQHIADLISHLQKSPQWKNMVVVVTYDENGGFWDHVAPPKGDRWGPGTRIPALVISPYAKKGFVDHTQYDTTSILRFITKRFSLPTLPGIAARDAALVSNGAQKMGDLTNALDFSQ; encoded by the coding sequence ATGAACAAGAAACTCGTTTGCGCGGTGCCGCTCGCGGCCACTGTTGCATTCGGCCTCTACGCATGCGGCGGCGACGATCATCAAGACAGCGATATCTCGTCGGTGAAGAACGTCGTCGTGATCTATGCGGAAAACCGCAGCTTCGACAATCTCTACGGGCACTTTCCCGGCGCGAACGGCCTGCAGAACGTGACGGCGGCGAGCGCGCAACAGCTCGACCGCGACGGCAGCGTGCTGCCCACGCTGCCGAAGATCTGGACCGGCCTGACGGCGACGGGCGTAACGCCCGCGATCACCGAAGCGATGACGGCGAACCTGCCGAACGCGCCCTTCGCGATCGACGATCCGAACGGCTTCAACACGCAGCTCAACGTCACCACGCGCGATCTGTATCACCGCTTCTATGAGAACCAGATGCAGATCGACGGCGGCAAGAACGACAAGTTCGCCGCATGGGGCGATTCGGGCGGTCTCGTGATGGGCCACTACGACACGCCGCCGGACAAGTTGCCGCTCTACAAGATCGCGCAGCAGTACACGCTGGCGGACAACTTCTTCATGGGCGCGTTCGGCGGCTCGTTCCTGAACCACCAGTGGCTCGTCTGCGCCTGCACGCCGGTCTATCCGAACGCCGACAAGAGCGTGGCCGCCAGCTCGATCTCCGCCGTGAACGCCGACGGCGTTTCGCTCAAGCTCGCGAAGGCGGCGGGTTCTGCGCTCACCGGCAACACGCAGGGGCTCTTCGTGAACTCGGGCAACCTCACGCCCGACTTCTTCGCGATCAACACGATGCAGCCGCCGTATCAGCCGAGCGGCAACAAGCCGGCGACGGGCGGCGATCCGAACCTCGCGGACCCGAGCCAGGCCACCACGCTGCCGCCGCAGACGCAGCAGCACATCGGCGATCTGCTGAACAGCGCCGGGGTGAGCTGGGCGTGGTACGGCGGCTCGTGGGGTGCGGCGCTGGCGGACCGTTCGGTCATCAACGGCGCGGTCAACGTGGTGCCTGATTTCCAGACGCACCATCAGCCGTTCAACTATTTCGCCGACCTCGCGCCGGGCACGGCCAACCGCGCGCAGCATCTGCTCGACGGCGGCACCAACGGCTCGGAGTTCATCAAGGCGATCGACGCGGGCACGCTGCCGCAAGTCTCGTTCTACAAGCCGCAGGGCAACTTGAACGAGCACGCCGGTTATACGGATGTCGCGCAGGGCGACCAGCACATCGCCGATCTGATCTCCCATCTGCAGAAGAGTCCGCAGTGGAAGAACATGGTCGTCGTCGTGACCTACGACGAAAACGGCGGCTTCTGGGATCACGTCGCGCCGCCGAAGGGCGATCGCTGGGGTCCGGGCACGCGCATTCCGGCGCTCGTCATCTCGCCGTACGCGAAGAAGGGTTTCGTCGATCACACGCAGTACGACACCACGTCGATCCTGCGCTTCATCACGAAACGCTTCAGCCTGCCGACGCTGCCGGGCATCGCCGCGCGCGACGCCGCGCTGGTGTCGAACGGCGCACAGAAGATGGGCGATCTGACCAACGCCCTCGACTTCTCGCAGTAA
- a CDS encoding GntR family transcriptional regulator gives MASRKETSSNEAASESSPDERVYAAISSALLHGKLAPGAQLVERELAAAFDCTRGTIRKVLARLGAEGKLTLEANRGAFVPSPTPADIREVYRARQVVEAGIVAALCGTLSAQAKRALRAHVKAEQRAVKAGSVADCVRLAGHFHLLLAELAGAREVQAFLAQLVAKTELYKALFDPTKLSNCASDEHGRLVDALEEGALDTALTAMRTHLDELEDRVLAQASATRTNDLATLFAGA, from the coding sequence ATGGCATCACGCAAGGAAACATCATCGAACGAAGCCGCGAGCGAAAGTTCGCCCGACGAGCGCGTCTACGCGGCGATCAGCTCCGCGCTATTGCACGGCAAGCTCGCGCCCGGCGCGCAGCTCGTCGAGCGCGAACTCGCCGCCGCCTTCGACTGCACGCGCGGCACGATCCGCAAGGTGCTGGCGCGGCTCGGCGCCGAAGGCAAGCTCACGCTCGAAGCCAATCGCGGCGCGTTCGTGCCGTCGCCCACGCCCGCCGACATCCGCGAGGTCTATCGCGCGCGGCAAGTGGTCGAGGCGGGCATCGTCGCGGCGCTGTGCGGCACGCTGTCGGCGCAGGCGAAGCGCGCGTTGCGCGCGCACGTCAAGGCCGAGCAGCGCGCGGTGAAGGCGGGCAGCGTGGCGGATTGCGTGCGCCTCGCGGGGCATTTTCATCTGCTGCTCGCGGAACTGGCGGGCGCACGGGAAGTGCAGGCGTTTCTCGCCCAGCTCGTCGCCAAGACCGAGCTCTACAAGGCGCTGTTCGATCCGACCAAGCTGTCGAATTGCGCATCGGACGAACACGGACGTCTCGTCGATGCATTGGAGGAGGGCGCGCTCGATACCGCGCTCACCGCGATGCGTACGCATCTCGACGAGCTGGAAGACCGCGTGCTCGCGCAGGCGAGCGCGACGCGCACGAACGATCTGGCGACGCTCTTCGCGGGCGCCTGA
- a CDS encoding amidohydrolase family protein codes for MNPSTWIVNARPFGGAPADVRVTGTTIDAIVPHGERTPAPGDTVVDAALALLLPGFVEGHTHLDKTTWGMPWYRNAVGPRLIDRIENERRWRAESGHDAAQASRALALAFLREGTTRLRTHVDIDTDAGLRHLEGVCDTRAALADVLDMQIVAFPQSGVLKRPGTRELLDAALANGADVLGALDPSSIDGDPAASLDVTFALATKHGKPIDMHLHEPGDLGAFTFDLLLDRVEAHGYQARVVVSHAFCLGALPDARRGALLERIARANVALLTTAPASVPVPSLREARAAGVTLFGGNDGIRDAWTPFGSPDMLERAMLIAMRYDLRRDDDLAAAFDCVSIDAARACGFADYGLAPGMRADLVLVDADTVAQAVAMRPPRRFVMANGTPVSPEFTR; via the coding sequence ATGAATCCATCGACCTGGATCGTCAACGCACGACCGTTCGGCGGTGCGCCGGCGGATGTTCGCGTTACCGGCACGACCATCGACGCGATCGTTCCCCATGGCGAGCGCACGCCTGCGCCCGGCGATACCGTCGTCGATGCGGCGCTCGCGCTGCTGTTGCCGGGTTTCGTCGAAGGACACACGCATCTGGACAAGACCACGTGGGGCATGCCGTGGTATCGCAACGCGGTCGGGCCGCGTCTCATCGACCGGATCGAGAACGAGCGGCGCTGGCGCGCAGAAAGCGGCCACGACGCCGCGCAGGCGTCGCGCGCGCTGGCGCTCGCGTTCCTGCGCGAAGGCACGACGCGCCTGCGCACGCACGTCGACATCGATACGGATGCGGGCCTGCGTCATCTCGAAGGCGTCTGCGATACGCGCGCCGCGCTCGCCGATGTGCTCGACATGCAGATCGTCGCGTTTCCGCAATCGGGCGTGCTGAAGCGCCCCGGCACGCGTGAGTTGCTCGATGCCGCGCTGGCGAACGGCGCCGATGTGCTCGGCGCGCTCGATCCGTCCTCGATCGACGGCGATCCGGCCGCCTCGCTCGATGTCACGTTCGCGCTCGCGACGAAGCACGGCAAGCCCATCGACATGCATCTGCACGAGCCGGGCGATCTCGGCGCGTTCACGTTCGACCTGCTGCTCGATCGCGTCGAGGCGCATGGTTATCAGGCCCGCGTCGTGGTGAGCCACGCGTTCTGTCTCGGCGCGCTGCCCGACGCGCGGCGCGGCGCGCTGCTCGAGCGCATCGCGCGCGCGAACGTCGCGCTTCTGACGACCGCGCCCGCATCGGTTCCGGTGCCGTCGTTGCGCGAAGCGCGCGCGGCGGGCGTGACGCTGTTCGGCGGCAACGACGGCATCCGTGACGCGTGGACGCCCTTCGGCTCGCCCGACATGCTCGAGCGCGCGATGCTGATCGCGATGCGCTACGACCTGCGCCGCGACGACGATCTCGCCGCCGCGTTCGATTGCGTGTCGATCGACGCGGCCCGCGCCTGCGGCTTCGCGGACTACGGCCTCGCGCCGGGCATGCGCGCAGACCTCGTGCTCGTCGATGCGGACACGGTCGCGCAGGCCGTCGCGATGCGCCCGCCGCGCCGCTTCGTGATGGCGAACGGCACGCCGGTATCGCCGGAGTTCACGCGATGA
- a CDS encoding cyanate transporter produces MNPRASNLAWLAVIVAIGLNLRPLLTSVSPLMGVILSATGLSFRGASMLTGLPVVAMGVCAFGASALSKAIGNGRGVAIGLVAIVVACAGRWFAGNAAALIVSAAIAGTGVAVIQALLPGVMKTRFAARLPFAMGLYSASIMAGGGLGASITPALASRVSWQAGLAFWAMPALLALAVWMLLMRADALPRVSSTRNAKPMPSLFLNRRAWTLGIFFGLVNGGYTCLVAWMPAYYQQLGRGVTESGTLLAMLTVFQASSALLLPMAASHFGRGRDRRPWLALGLVAQLCGFGLLLFAPLSAPIAAVALLGGGLGGVFALTLVLTLDHADDPALAARLVAFVQGVGFVIAALAPVAAGVVRDVSGGFSMSWMMLAASLVAMIALNVVFGPRSYARAMRPREDGLSAPQDTRKIRRADRSSAIRDTGGDNVRRSPLP; encoded by the coding sequence ATGAACCCGCGCGCATCGAACCTGGCGTGGCTCGCGGTGATCGTCGCGATCGGGCTGAACCTGCGGCCGCTGCTGACGTCGGTGAGTCCGCTGATGGGCGTGATCCTGTCGGCGACGGGGCTGTCGTTTCGCGGCGCGTCGATGCTGACCGGACTGCCCGTCGTCGCGATGGGCGTATGCGCGTTCGGCGCGAGCGCGCTGTCGAAGGCGATCGGCAACGGGCGCGGCGTCGCGATCGGGCTCGTGGCGATCGTCGTGGCGTGCGCGGGCCGCTGGTTCGCCGGGAACGCGGCTGCGCTGATCGTGAGCGCGGCGATTGCGGGCACGGGCGTCGCAGTCATTCAGGCGCTTTTGCCCGGCGTGATGAAGACGCGCTTCGCCGCGCGCCTGCCCTTCGCGATGGGTCTCTATTCGGCATCGATCATGGCGGGCGGCGGACTCGGCGCGAGCATCACGCCGGCGCTCGCGTCGCGCGTCTCGTGGCAGGCGGGCCTGGCGTTCTGGGCGATGCCCGCGCTGCTCGCGCTCGCGGTGTGGATGCTCCTGATGCGCGCCGATGCTTTGCCTCGCGTCTCATCGACGCGAAATGCGAAGCCCATGCCGTCGCTCTTTCTCAATCGTCGCGCGTGGACGCTCGGGATCTTCTTCGGGCTCGTCAATGGTGGCTATACGTGCCTCGTCGCGTGGATGCCCGCGTACTACCAGCAACTCGGCCGCGGCGTGACCGAAAGCGGCACGCTGCTCGCGATGCTCACGGTGTTTCAGGCGTCGTCCGCGTTGCTGTTGCCGATGGCGGCGTCGCATTTCGGACGTGGCCGTGATCGGCGTCCGTGGCTGGCGCTCGGCCTCGTCGCGCAACTGTGCGGCTTCGGTCTGCTGCTGTTCGCGCCGCTTTCCGCGCCGATCGCGGCGGTCGCGCTGCTGGGCGGCGGGCTCGGCGGCGTCTTTGCGCTCACGCTCGTGCTGACGCTCGATCACGCCGACGACCCCGCGCTCGCGGCGCGGCTCGTCGCGTTCGTGCAGGGCGTGGGCTTCGTCATCGCGGCGCTGGCGCCGGTCGCGGCGGGCGTCGTGCGCGATGTGAGCGGCGGTTTCTCGATGTCGTGGATGATGCTCGCCGCGAGCCTCGTCGCGATGATCGCGCTCAATGTCGTGTTCGGCCCGCGCAGCTATGCGCGCGCGATGCGGCCGCGCGAGGACGGACTCAGCGCACCGCAAGACACGCGAAAAATTCGTCGAGCAGATCGGTCATCTGCCATACGGGACACGGGCGGCGACAATGTCCGTCGTAGCCCGCTTCCTTGA
- a CDS encoding histidine kinase has translation MNNRAYETSPAQCSLWNRKQSRLPPESRRVLLALSERVLGASLASLFELKGFPAQLALDASSVRVIVEEWRPHVLFLDTRIGGCGNYALVRALRDADDDARRLIIAMSGFLPEEPIARLKEAGYDGHCRRPCPVWQMTDLLDEFFACLAVR, from the coding sequence TTGAACAATCGAGCATACGAAACCAGCCCGGCGCAATGCTCGCTATGGAACCGCAAGCAATCGCGCCTGCCTCCGGAATCCCGGCGCGTGCTGCTCGCGCTGTCGGAGCGCGTGCTCGGCGCCTCGCTTGCGTCGCTGTTCGAGCTGAAGGGCTTTCCGGCGCAACTCGCGCTCGATGCGTCATCGGTCAGAGTCATCGTCGAGGAATGGCGTCCGCATGTGCTCTTTCTCGACACGCGCATCGGCGGTTGCGGCAACTACGCGCTGGTTCGCGCGCTACGCGACGCCGACGACGATGCGCGTCGCCTCATCATCGCGATGAGTGGCTTCCTGCCCGAAGAACCGATCGCGCGTCTCAAGGAAGCGGGCTACGACGGACATTGTCGCCGCCCGTGTCCCGTATGGCAGATGACCGATCTGCTCGACGAATTTTTCGCGTGTCTTGCGGTGCGCTGA